The DNA sequence ATGTGTTTATGAGAATGCCAAGAAGGATGAAATGCAAAAGTTGTTTCCTGCTGAGGTTCAACCCGAATTACAAAGGTTATTAACACTTCTACTGCAAAAATTTCAAAAGGAGTGGCGGGAAGATATAGCTAAAGAAGATACAGCTAATGACCGGGTCTGAAACTGTCTCAATAGGTTCAGCTGTAATGCATGTAGTAttactattatctagttgaagaATGGAACACTAAAGTTGAATCTTATCCACAATCAGGTCATCCTGCCTCAACTGAGAGCAATGATGTGGACCAGGGGAAATGAGCGCAGTGAAATTGGAGACCCTGCAGCAATTACAAATTTAAAGGTACAAACTACCTAGCTACTTTTGTACCATTATAGAAAAAGGTACAAGTTATCTATCTTGGCATGTCAATCTGGAGAAGAGAAGAAAGAGAATTTCCATGGTATTTCACTCCTATGATGAAAAAATCAATTGCTTAACATTTACGGACTGCTTTCTTATGTGATTGGTCATATATTAAGCCTTTCCAAACCAAGTCTTACTCATTCCTCGAGTTTTGTCTATTAGCAATCATTATTGAGCAAAGAAAAAGTGagttttttccattttatttCCTTTTCGGCCTCAAGCTTCTGAAGTTCAGGAAAGAGTATATTGACTTTGCTTTTCATGTTGTCTTTTCATTTTAATGTGACAAATGGAAAGTCTTGTACTTATAACTGTTTTTCTAAAGCATGCTCCACGCAGCTTCAAGGTGATGCAACATCTAGCTGTGAAGAAAAGGATGTGCAGTTCCAATTGACAAAAGGCACTTTAGAAACAATGTTGAAGTCAATGTACTGTGTTAGGAGCCACGATGATGAATTTAGCAAAAGAATTGGGTTTTGATAGTTTTCTCTATCTAGAGGATATACCTTGTCAGCATGAGTGTTGAAATAATAGGAGCTTAACAGTAGTTAGTTAGCTTAGTTAATGACAGTTAGGCAGTTAGTGACAACTGGACACAGCTAAATTAAAAGGTCGGTTAGTGTACAGTATATAACTGAAGGTAGTTAGTCTTTGTATTTTCACTTTTTCATTTTCTAATATCAGAGAAATGTTCTCTCCATAGTCTCGTTGATCTCTCTTCTtccacttctctcttttgctgAAGATCGCTCTCCAGAAATCATCATGGTATCAGAGGTTGCGGATTGATCCGAGCTCCGTTCACTCCTCTCTGGTGCTATCTTCAATTGTTCTTCATTTCACCCAATTGCTTTCGAGTCACCATTGTTGGTGCGATTCGTCTTTGAGGAGTTAGGGTTTCACAATTCAGAAATTTCTCTGAGTTTTCAACTTCATCATCAATGGCGATTGAGAGTTCAGACGGTACTCCTGATATTCCTGCACCACCTCCAGCTAGAGGCAGCATTGACGCAATTCCAGTTGTAGATCAGCATCATCCACTCTTTCTCCAGCCTTGCGATACTCCAGGTAGCTCGCTAATCTCAATTAAACTCACTGGACTTGAGAATTATGCCCTATGGAGCAGTTCTACGCGAGTTAGTTTACTTGGAAAGAGCAAATTAGGATTTGTCGATGGTAGGTATTCTAAGGACAAATTTGATCCATCTTTGCATGAGCTGTGGGAGAAGTGCAATGCTATAGTGCTTTCATGGATAATGAATTCTGTTAGCAATGAATTAATGAGTGGTATGGTGTATGCTACGAGTGCTCAGAAGGTTTGGACACACCTTAGGGAAACTTTTGATAAAGTAAACGGATCTAGAATTTTGTACCTTCATAGACAAATAGCCACCTTAACTCAGGGTATCTCATCAGTTTGAGTCTATTTCTCAAAACTGAAGGAATTGTGGGCAGAATTTGATGCCTTGGTGCCCTGTCCTGGTTGTGGTTGTGAAGAGTCCAAAAAGTATGTTGAGCACTTTGAGTCTCAAAGACTTCTGCAGTTTCTAATGGAGTTGAATGAATCATATGCTCAGTCTAGCAATCAGATTATGATGATGTCACCAACCCCTTCGATTAATAAGGCATATGCTATGATAATATCTGAGGAAGTAGGAGATCACTGTCTCCTACACGTGCCTGAGATAAATGAGGGAATAGCATTGTTTAGCAACAACGGAGCTTACAGGGCTACTAATTCACCCAGTCCTGGCAACACTGCCATGTACAATAACAAAGGAGGATCTTCTAACTCAGGACCTGTCTATAGGCCCAAGAAGAACAACCCTTACTGTGACTATTGTCATTTCAAAGGGCACACCAGAGATACATACTATAAGCTGGTAGGATATCCAGCAGACTTCAAAGCTAAGAAGAAGACTCCCTCTGTCAACTATGTTAGAGACAACCAATCTAACAATGATGCCAACTCTGCTCCTATTGGTGATGTTTTTGGTGCAAGTGCTAACTTGGCTAGAAATGCAGCACCTTGTCAAGTTCAGAATCAGAACATTCAAGTTGGACTAGCAGGAATTCCACAATTCACTCAGGAGCAGTACACTCAAATTCTGCAGATGCTTGGCAAGGGAATGAGAATGGTAACTCATCTGTGCCTGCAGGTATAGCAAATGCAGCTACTACCACTAGTGAGGATCTAATTAAGTGGATAGTAGATTCTGGGCATCAAATCACATAGTTAACAACAAACAAATTTTGACTGAAAGTAGCTTATGTGATAAATCTAAAGAGTACAAAGTTCATCTACCTACGGGAGAGTCAGTTACTGTCAATCGCATAGGTTCTACCTATCTTTTTCCGGGTCAAAAGATAACCAATGTGATGCATATACCTGGATTCCAATACAGTCTCTTGTCTGTATCAAAGCTGACAAAAGAACTAAAGTGTGCAGCCTTATTCTTTCCTGACTTCTTCATTTTTTCAGGATCTCTTTAGTGGCAAAGTGAAGGGGATTGGTAGAGAGGACAATGGTCTATATGTGATCAACCATAATAGCAAGCTTCATGTGGATTCTGCTGTGACAACTGTTCCACAGTGTAATGCTTCAAAAGATTTCTCAAAGTATGTTGCTGTAAATACAATAATTGGCAGTAGAATAAGTGTAGATCTTTGGCATAAACGACTAGGCCATGTGCCACTTAGTACTCTGAAAAGGATGAAAGAATTTCAGTCTGTAGAACTTGATAAGTCTGAAGGTCATTGTACTGTTTGTCCATTAGGTAAACAATCAAGACTGCCATTTCCTTTGAGTTTACTGTTTTTAGTACTTGTTAGTACTTGCTTTCATACTATTCATGGAAATGTTTGGGGCCCGTACAGAGTTCCTACATACGATGGAAAAAGGTACTTTCTAACTTTAGTAGATGATCACTCCAGGTACACTTGGATTTTCTTGCTACCTTCCAAAGGTGAAGTAATCGTAGTGTTAAGAAATTTCTTACTCATGATTCAGAATGTCTATTCATGTTCTGTAAAAGTGCTCAGAACTGACAATGGCTGTGAGTTCTTTAATTCACACATGACAGCACTCTTTCAATCCTTTGGAATCATTCATCAGAGTTCTTGTGTGGCAGAGAGGAGACACAGATACATTCTAGACACTGCAAGAGCATTGAGGTTCCAGGCATCAGTTCCTCT is a window from the Nicotiana tomentosiformis chromosome 10, ASM39032v3, whole genome shotgun sequence genome containing:
- the LOC138900494 gene encoding uncharacterized protein isoform X3 — encoded protein: MSVWKHLALLGRANSKESIEYILEALWRTRKTGLDAADRQIFGEMLQLSNDSDLDPLLVCLRILIRKCVYENAKKDEMQKLFPAEVQPELQRLLTLLLQKFQKEWREDIAKEDTANDRVILPQLRAMMWTRGNERSEIGDPAAITNLKHAPRSFKVMQHLAVKKRMCSSN
- the LOC138900494 gene encoding uncharacterized protein isoform X1, with translation MSVWKHLALLGRANSKESIEYILEALWRTRKTGLDAADRQIFGEMLQLSNDSDLDPLLVCLRILIRKCVYENAKKDEMQKLFPAEVQPELQRLLTLLLQKFQKEWREDIAKEDTANDRVILPQLRAMMWTRGNERSEIGDPAAITNLKLQGDATSSCEEKDVQFQLTKGTLETMLKSMYCVRSHDDEFSKRIGF